The proteins below come from a single Methanolobus chelungpuianus genomic window:
- a CDS encoding zinc finger domain-containing protein, with amino-acid sequence MVNKVENCTSCNKRLVEAGFARFPCPVCGRELGRCESCRQQSNPYTCPKCGFVGP; translated from the coding sequence ATGGTAAACAAAGTTGAGAACTGTACTTCCTGCAACAAGAGGCTTGTAGAAGCCGGATTTGCACGCTTCCCATGCCCTGTATGCGGCAGGGAACTTGGAAGATGTGAGAGCTGCAGACAGCAGAGCAACCCGTACACCTGCCCGAAATGCGGCTTTGTAGGCCCGTGA
- a CDS encoding elongation factor 1-beta encodes MGDVAATIRIMPVSVETDLNDLKERLVAALPEGSQFGTSKEEPIAFGLKAIIMVVLVGDLEGGTEQVEEALAAVEGVESVTVTEVGRPV; translated from the coding sequence ATGGGAGATGTAGCAGCAACCATAAGGATCATGCCGGTTTCCGTAGAGACCGACCTCAATGATCTCAAAGAGAGGCTCGTAGCAGCCTTGCCTGAGGGTTCACAGTTCGGTACCTCCAAGGAAGAACCCATTGCCTTTGGCCTGAAGGCCATTATAATGGTAGTGCTTGTAGGCGACCTTGAAGGCGGCACCGAGCAGGTCGAAGAGGCCCTTGCAGCTGTCGAAGGCGTTGAGAGCGTAACGGTCACCGAAGTCGGCAGACCTGTTTAA
- a CDS encoding M48 family metallopeptidase, translating into MVTQIQLGEITADVVFKDIKNIHLSVYPPTGKVRISAPLRMDIDKIRIFAISKLGWIKQQQKKLQEQERETPREYLDRESHYVWGKRYLLEVLEVDEAPSVELKHKKMILRVRPGADENKKQEVIDAWYREQLRKAALPLIAKWEKLMGIKVERLLIRRMKTKWGSCNPKAGNILLNTELAKKPSECLEYIVVHELSHLLEPTHNSNFIVLMDRFMPKWQFYKNKLNQLPVSHVNWIY; encoded by the coding sequence ATGGTCACTCAGATCCAACTGGGAGAGATTACAGCAGACGTAGTCTTCAAGGATATTAAGAACATACACCTAAGTGTTTACCCACCCACTGGAAAAGTCAGAATATCTGCTCCTTTAAGGATGGACATAGACAAAATTCGCATCTTTGCAATTTCTAAACTTGGATGGATAAAACAGCAACAGAAAAAGCTCCAGGAACAGGAGCGAGAAACTCCACGCGAGTATCTAGACCGTGAGAGTCATTATGTATGGGGGAAACGTTACCTGCTTGAGGTTCTTGAAGTAGATGAAGCACCATCTGTTGAGTTGAAGCACAAAAAGATGATTTTAAGAGTACGTCCCGGAGCTGATGAGAACAAGAAACAGGAAGTTATCGATGCATGGTATCGGGAACAACTCAGGAAAGCTGCATTGCCCTTGATCGCCAAATGGGAGAAGCTAATGGGCATTAAAGTGGAACGTTTACTCATAAGAAGGATGAAAACAAAGTGGGGAAGCTGTAATCCTAAGGCAGGTAATATTTTACTTAACACAGAACTTGCTAAGAAGCCATCTGAATGTCTAGAATATATTGTAGTGCACGAGTTATCTCATCTTCTGGAACCAACACATAACTCAAACTTTATCGTTCTCATGGACAGATTCATGCCGAAATGGCAGTTTTATAAGAACAAGTTAAATCAGTTGCCAGTTAGCCATGTGAACTGGATTTACTGA
- a CDS encoding type I restriction endonuclease subunit R, with amino-acid sequence MKIGQPERVTQNRIVSLFRDELNYRYLGDWTDRDNNSNIEEGLLGTWLEKNGYTKKQIGMALYRVRTEADNHSRSLYGNNQAIYNLLRYGVPVKTEVDECTESVQLINWQEPEKNDFAIAEEVTLRGNHERRPDIVLYVNGIAVGVLELKNSRVSIGDGIRQNISNQKPEFNEWFFSTVQFIFAGNDSEGLRYGTIGTPEKYFLKWKEDEEDDSRFKLDKYLLKMCRKDRLIELMYDFVLFDGGVKKLPRVHQYFGVKAAQRHVRQHKSGIIWHTQGSGKSIVMVLLAKWILENNPNARVVIVTDRDELDKQIEGVFREAGEKIRRTTSGQELLNLLGQATPRLICSLVHKFGRKGVDDFDAFIRDLKAQPSKTVGEVFIFVDECHRTQSGKLNTTMKAIMPNAVFIGFTGTPLLKKDKQTSLEVFGGYIHTYKFCEAVEDKVVLDLVYEARDIDQRLGSGEKIDAWFEAKTKGLNDWQKDELKNHWGTMQKVLSSRSRMDRVVSDIIFDFNVKPRLSSERGNAILVASSIYEACKYFSLFQKTLFKGRCAVVTSYNPQTQDVTKEDTGANTETEKQFLYNTYTELLKDIDTAPSMTKTETYEERAKALFTKEPANMKLLIVVDKLLTGFDAPPCTYLYIDKSMRDHGLFQAICRTNRLDGEDKDFGYIVDYKDLFKNLVNDKGTGALQVYSSELDHSAGGANPEVLMQDRLKKGRERLDNALEELFLLCEPVEPPKGELEHIHYFCGNTEIPTDLQERETQRAALYKATASLVRAFANISDELESAGYSEAGIARIRQQIDYYLNIREIIRRASGETLDLKAYEADMRHLIDTYIEAAEPRKVSSFDTIPLLELIVKSGINKAIDTQLNGLKGNKNAIAETIENNVRSRIIKEHLNDPAFYEKMSALLDEIIAARKAKAIEYEEYLRQIAELVKKVEAGHEDNTPQQLKASPALRALYNNLQPFRENSAILAEGISAYASSEDFVLDLAIKIDETVRSVRSDDWRGVEPRERTIKQALYEILQNTDEVERIFLIIKAQKEY; translated from the coding sequence ATGAAAATCGGCCAGCCTGAACGAGTCACCCAGAACCGCATCGTTTCCCTTTTCCGGGACGAACTTAACTATCGTTACCTTGGGGACTGGACCGACCGCGACAACAACAGCAACATCGAGGAAGGACTGCTCGGCACATGGCTGGAAAAGAACGGCTACACCAAAAAGCAGATCGGTATGGCACTGTACCGCGTGCGCACAGAAGCTGACAATCACAGCCGGAGTCTTTACGGCAATAACCAGGCTATCTACAACCTGCTGCGCTATGGTGTGCCTGTGAAGACTGAGGTGGATGAATGTACAGAGAGTGTTCAGCTCATTAACTGGCAGGAGCCGGAGAAGAACGACTTCGCAATTGCCGAGGAGGTCACGCTACGGGGCAATCACGAGCGTCGGCCTGATATCGTGCTCTATGTTAACGGTATTGCAGTAGGGGTGCTGGAGCTGAAGAACAGCAGGGTGAGTATCGGAGATGGCATCAGGCAGAATATCTCCAACCAGAAGCCTGAGTTCAACGAATGGTTCTTCAGTACCGTACAGTTCATCTTTGCAGGCAACGATTCCGAGGGCTTAAGATACGGCACGATCGGCACACCTGAGAAGTACTTCCTCAAATGGAAAGAAGACGAGGAGGACGACAGCCGGTTCAAGCTCGACAAATACCTGTTGAAGATGTGCCGTAAGGACCGGCTCATCGAGCTGATGTATGACTTCGTGCTCTTTGATGGCGGTGTCAAGAAACTGCCCAGGGTGCACCAGTATTTCGGTGTCAAGGCTGCACAGAGGCATGTAAGGCAGCACAAGAGCGGTATAATCTGGCACACCCAGGGCAGTGGTAAAAGTATTGTCATGGTACTTCTGGCTAAATGGATATTGGAAAACAATCCCAACGCTAGGGTTGTCATTGTCACAGATCGCGATGAACTGGACAAGCAGATCGAGGGAGTGTTCAGGGAAGCCGGCGAGAAGATCAGGCGCACCACCAGTGGCCAGGAGCTTCTGAACCTGCTCGGCCAGGCAACACCACGCCTGATATGCTCCCTGGTCCACAAGTTCGGTCGTAAGGGAGTTGATGATTTCGATGCTTTCATCAGGGACCTGAAGGCACAGCCAAGCAAAACTGTGGGAGAGGTCTTCATCTTCGTGGATGAATGCCATCGTACCCAGAGTGGAAAACTGAACACAACCATGAAGGCGATAATGCCTAATGCAGTCTTCATAGGCTTCACCGGCACACCGCTGCTCAAGAAGGACAAGCAGACAAGCCTGGAAGTCTTCGGCGGCTACATCCACACCTACAAGTTCTGCGAGGCTGTAGAGGACAAGGTAGTGCTTGACCTAGTCTACGAAGCGCGCGATATCGACCAGCGCCTTGGCTCAGGGGAGAAAATCGACGCATGGTTCGAGGCAAAGACAAAGGGCCTTAATGATTGGCAGAAGGATGAGCTGAAGAATCACTGGGGTACCATGCAGAAGGTGCTCAGCTCACGCTCCCGAATGGACCGAGTGGTGAGCGACATAATATTTGATTTCAATGTAAAGCCTCGCCTGTCCAGCGAACGTGGCAATGCCATACTTGTGGCATCAAGCATCTATGAGGCCTGCAAGTACTTCTCCCTGTTCCAGAAAACACTTTTTAAAGGCAGATGTGCCGTGGTGACATCCTACAACCCACAGACACAGGATGTGACAAAAGAGGATACCGGTGCCAACACCGAGACCGAGAAACAGTTCCTCTACAACACCTATACAGAGCTTCTCAAGGACATCGATACCGCGCCAAGCATGACAAAGACCGAGACCTACGAAGAGAGGGCAAAAGCCCTGTTTACCAAGGAACCGGCAAACATGAAGTTGCTTATCGTGGTAGACAAACTCCTCACCGGCTTTGATGCACCACCATGCACCTATCTCTATATTGACAAGTCAATGAGGGATCATGGGCTTTTCCAGGCGATCTGCCGCACTAACCGGCTTGACGGCGAGGACAAGGACTTTGGCTACATCGTGGACTACAAGGACCTTTTCAAGAACCTTGTCAACGACAAGGGCACAGGAGCCCTTCAGGTTTACTCTTCCGAACTGGACCACAGCGCAGGCGGTGCCAATCCAGAGGTTTTAATGCAGGATCGCCTCAAGAAAGGCAGGGAACGTCTTGATAATGCGCTGGAGGAACTTTTCCTGTTATGCGAGCCTGTAGAACCACCAAAAGGCGAGCTCGAGCACATTCATTACTTCTGCGGCAACACTGAGATACCAACTGACCTGCAGGAACGTGAGACACAGCGTGCAGCCCTCTACAAGGCCACAGCCTCACTGGTCCGTGCCTTCGCCAACATTTCTGACGAACTGGAGTCTGCCGGGTACAGTGAAGCAGGTATAGCCCGCATAAGACAACAGATAGACTATTACCTGAACATCCGTGAGATAATACGCCGTGCCAGTGGCGAAACACTCGACCTGAAAGCCTACGAGGCTGATATGCGTCATCTCATCGACACTTACATAGAGGCAGCCGAGCCCAGGAAAGTCTCATCCTTTGACACTATCCCGCTCCTTGAGCTTATTGTAAAAAGTGGCATCAACAAAGCCATCGATACCCAGCTAAACGGACTGAAAGGAAACAAAAATGCCATCGCAGAGACCATTGAGAACAATGTCCGCAGCAGGATAATTAAGGAACACCTGAACGACCCTGCCTTCTATGAGAAGATGTCAGCTCTCTTGGACGAGATAATAGCAGCCAGGAAGGCCAAAGCGATAGAGTATGAAGAATACCTGCGGCAGATTGCCGAGCTTGTAAAGAAAGTCGAGGCAGGACATGAGGATAACACACCCCAGCAGCTCAAGGCAAGCCCTGCACTGCGTGCGCTCTATAATAATCTGCAGCCCTTCAGGGAAAACTCTGCTATCTTGGCAGAAGGGATCTCAGCATATGCATCTTCAGAAGACTTTGTTCTTGATCTTGCAATAAAGATCGATGAAACTGTGAGAAGTGTCAGGTCAGATGATTGGCGAGGTGTGGAACCGCGGGAAAGGACCATTAAGCAAGCTTTGTATGAAATCCTGCAAAATACGGATGAAGTGGAGCGTATCTTCCTTATAATCAAAGCGCAGAAGGAATACTGA
- a CDS encoding restriction endonuclease subunit S: protein MSAECVTESIPQGYKQTEIGVIPKDWTVRRVGEVCDFIVPGRNKPRNFDGEIPWITIPDLDNGRNVTSSRIGLCISRDEARSIGSKVVPSGSVLMSCAGELGITAITTNEIVINQQLHAFIPTSQINASFLLNVIPAQRFQIEGLATKTSVSYLNKNNCNSIQIPVPPVAEQEAIAQALTDAGTLIESLEQLIAKKLQIKQGAMQELLRPKQGDIIRLLREVSSLKGRIGWQGLKQIEFTTNEEDPFLITGMNFKDGAIRWNDVYHVSESRYEIASDIQLRPSDVLMTKDGTIGKVLYIDTIPYPHKASLNSHLLLFRPIKDSYNPKYLYYQLCSQRFKSFVEESKSGTTFFGLSQAAVGNYPVLLPSMDNQVRIATVLSDMDAEIAALEEKLEKSRRVKQGMMRELLTGRIRLV, encoded by the coding sequence ATGAGTGCAGAATGTGTTACCGAGAGTATCCCCCAGGGATATAAGCAGACTGAGATTGGAGTCATACCAAAGGATTGGACTGTAAGAAGAGTTGGAGAAGTTTGTGATTTCATAGTTCCTGGGCGTAATAAACCGCGAAATTTCGATGGTGAAATACCTTGGATTACGATACCTGATTTGGATAATGGAAGAAACGTAACTAGTTCTAGAATAGGTTTATGTATTTCGAGAGATGAGGCACGATCTATAGGCTCAAAAGTTGTTCCAAGTGGTTCGGTTTTGATGTCATGTGCTGGAGAGCTTGGCATTACAGCAATTACTACTAATGAAATTGTGATTAATCAACAGTTACATGCTTTTATCCCTACTTCACAAATAAATGCATCATTCCTATTGAATGTCATTCCAGCACAAAGATTCCAGATTGAAGGTTTGGCAACCAAAACATCTGTTTCTTACTTAAATAAAAATAATTGTAATTCAATACAGATTCCAGTTCCGCCTGTGGCTGAACAAGAAGCCATTGCCCAAGCACTAACCGATGCTGGTACACTTATCGAATCACTGGAGCAGCTAATCGCCAAGAAACTCCAGATCAAGCAGGGTGCTATGCAGGAGTTACTCCGTCCAAAGCAAGGAGATATCATACGATTGCTACGAGAAGTGTCCTCCTTGAAAGGACGAATTGGATGGCAGGGATTGAAGCAAATAGAGTTCACTACCAATGAAGAAGATCCATTCTTAATCACAGGTATGAACTTCAAAGACGGAGCAATTAGGTGGAACGACGTGTATCACGTTTCTGAATCCCGCTATGAAATTGCAAGTGATATTCAACTAAGACCTTCTGATGTGCTCATGACTAAAGACGGCACAATCGGCAAAGTTCTTTACATCGACACAATTCCCTACCCACACAAAGCCTCACTTAACAGCCATTTGCTTCTTTTCCGTCCAATCAAAGATAGCTACAATCCGAAGTATTTGTATTATCAATTGTGCTCTCAGCGGTTCAAAAGTTTCGTCGAGGAAAGTAAATCCGGAACTACATTTTTTGGACTATCACAAGCCGCTGTGGGAAATTATCCAGTACTGCTACCATCAATGGATAACCAGGTTCGCATAGCCACCGTCCTTTCAGACATGGATGCGGAGATCGCCGCGCTGGAAGAGAAACTTGAAAAGAGCCGCAGGGTGAAGCAGGGAATGATGCGGGAGCTGCTTACAGGGAGGATTCGATTGGTATGA
- a CDS encoding restriction endonuclease subunit S gives MTSECVAESIPAGYKQTEMGVIPEDWQTPTLGSLTVLMTNGFVGTATTHYASNDNGILYIQGYNVEENSFNFHGIKFVTEDFHNAHMKSCLKGGDLLTVQTGDVGLTTIVPESLAGSNCHALIISRFDKRKSFSAFISYYLNSKPGRSRLKLIETGTTMKHLNVGDMLHFTVPLPPAIAEQEAIAQALSDADALIESLEQLIAKKRQIKQGAMQELLTGKRRLPGFEIKRGYKQTELGLVPEDWECVESAVVVTYFGGNAFKSEATVPNGVRWLKIANVGKRKIMWNEISFLPSSYIREYQSYLLQKGDVVMALTRPILDGELKIAKLTSNDLPCLLNQRVAKIVTKHTANLNFIYYELQMSRFVEAMNEAMAGTDPPNIGAKTLGKILLPLPSTLAEQEAIACILSDMDAEITMLEEELEKSRSIKQGMMQELLVGKIRLV, from the coding sequence ATGACCTCTGAATGCGTTGCTGAGAGCATCCCGGCCGGATACAAGCAGACTGAGATGGGAGTGATACCGGAGGATTGGCAAACTCCTACTCTTGGCAGTCTGACAGTACTAATGACTAATGGTTTTGTTGGAACTGCTACGACACATTATGCAAGTAATGATAATGGAATTCTCTACATCCAAGGCTACAATGTGGAAGAGAATTCGTTTAACTTTCACGGAATAAAGTTTGTGACTGAAGATTTTCACAACGCACACATGAAATCATGTTTAAAAGGCGGTGATTTGCTCACTGTGCAGACTGGAGACGTGGGGCTGACCACAATCGTCCCAGAATCGTTAGCAGGTTCAAATTGTCATGCACTAATCATTTCAAGGTTTGACAAAAGAAAATCATTTTCAGCATTCATTTCTTATTACCTCAACAGTAAACCCGGCCGCTCTCGTCTAAAGCTAATTGAAACTGGAACGACAATGAAACATTTGAATGTTGGAGACATGCTTCATTTCACAGTTCCACTTCCACCAGCCATAGCCGAACAAGAAGCCATCGCCCAAGCACTAAGCGATGCTGATGCCCTCATCGAATCACTGGAACAGCTCATCGCCAAGAAACGCCAGATTAAGCAGGGTGCTATGCAGGAGTTGCTGACGGGGAAGAGGCGGCTGCCGGGATTTGAGATTAAAAGGGGATACAAGCAGACAGAATTGGGACTCGTCCCAGAAGATTGGGAATGTGTAGAATCTGCTGTAGTTGTTACTTATTTTGGTGGAAATGCTTTTAAAAGTGAGGCTACAGTGCCAAATGGAGTTCGCTGGTTGAAAATAGCTAATGTTGGCAAAAGAAAGATAATGTGGAATGAAATCTCTTTTTTACCTTCATCCTACATTAGAGAGTACCAATCTTATTTGCTTCAAAAAGGCGATGTAGTTATGGCTCTTACTCGTCCCATTTTAGATGGTGAGCTAAAAATTGCAAAACTGACTAGTAATGACTTACCATGCTTACTCAACCAACGAGTAGCAAAAATAGTTACTAAACATACCGCTAATTTGAATTTTATTTACTATGAATTGCAGATGTCCCGTTTTGTTGAGGCTATGAATGAAGCAATGGCAGGAACAGATCCGCCGAATATCGGTGCGAAAACTCTTGGAAAGATACTATTGCCATTGCCATCCACTCTTGCAGAACAAGAAGCAATAGCATGTATTCTCTCTGATATGGATGCTGAGATTACCATGCTTGAGGAGGAACTCGAAAAGAGCCGTAGTATCAAACAGGGTATGATGCAGGAGCTACTCGTAGGGAAGATTCGATTAGTATGA
- a CDS encoding PDDEXK nuclease domain-containing protein, translated as MSEGNDYGFKQLVNLCMQTHQEMQRRAGRSVDIHLVIRNWLFGWYIVEYEQNGGDRAEYGAGLMKQLSDELGEQLGRGFSVRTLEQCRKFYLMQRKISQTMSAEFGIEDAKLLSEGLLPISQTPSAISEWTVLKADSWQNVMMELLKRFSLGWSHYVTLMTIENNNERRFYEIEATQNHWSVRELERQISSSLYERLALSRNKEEIRRLAEQGLVVEKAVDLIKNPLVLEFLGLEERPYWSENDLESAIIDRLETFLLELGKGFLFEGRQKRFTFDNDHFYVDLVFYNRLLRCYVLIDLKRDKLTHQDLGQMQMYVNYFDRHVKTADELPTIGIILCRRKNDALVELTLPKEANIFAPKYQLYLPSKAELKAQLEKIEKELEASTHDL; from the coding sequence ATGAGCGAAGGTAATGACTACGGCTTCAAGCAACTGGTCAATCTCTGTATGCAGACGCATCAGGAGATGCAGCGGCGTGCGGGGCGCTCCGTGGATATACATCTGGTGATACGCAACTGGCTTTTTGGATGGTATATAGTAGAGTATGAGCAAAACGGAGGGGACAGGGCAGAATATGGTGCTGGCCTCATGAAGCAGTTGTCCGACGAACTAGGAGAACAACTAGGGCGAGGCTTTTCTGTCAGAACTCTTGAACAATGCCGGAAGTTCTACCTGATGCAGAGAAAGATTTCGCAGACAATGTCTGCGGAATTCGGAATAGAAGATGCAAAACTCCTGTCTGAAGGATTGCTGCCAATATCGCAGACACCGTCTGCGATATCTGAGTGGACTGTTTTGAAAGCAGATTCATGGCAGAATGTTATGATGGAGTTGCTTAAGCGCTTCTCTCTTGGCTGGTCACATTATGTGACTCTGATGACTATTGAGAATAATAATGAGCGCCGTTTCTATGAGATAGAGGCCACGCAGAACCACTGGAGCGTGCGGGAACTGGAGCGGCAGATCTCAAGTTCGCTTTACGAACGGCTGGCTCTGAGCCGCAACAAGGAAGAGATACGCAGGCTCGCAGAACAGGGGCTTGTGGTTGAGAAGGCGGTGGACCTGATCAAGAATCCTCTGGTCCTTGAATTCCTTGGTCTTGAGGAGCGACCCTACTGGTCAGAGAACGACCTGGAATCTGCTATCATCGACAGGCTGGAAACTTTCCTGCTGGAGCTTGGCAAAGGCTTCCTTTTCGAGGGCCGACAGAAGCGCTTTACCTTCGACAATGACCACTTCTACGTAGACCTTGTTTTCTACAACCGGCTCCTGCGCTGCTACGTGCTTATTGACCTGAAGCGTGACAAGCTCACCCACCAGGACCTTGGCCAGATGCAGATGTATGTGAACTACTTTGACCGCCATGTTAAGACCGCCGACGAACTCCCCACCATCGGCATTATCCTCTGCCGCCGTAAGAACGATGCACTGGTCGAACTGACCCTGCCAAAAGAAGCTAACATCTTCGCCCCTAAATACCAGCTCTACCTTCCGTCCAAGGCGGAATTGAAGGCGCAGCTGGAGAAGATAGAGAAAGAATTGGAGGCAAGTACACATGACCTCTGA
- a CDS encoding type I restriction-modification system subunit M, giving the protein MALKKSELYSSLWSSCDELRGGMDASQYKDYVLVLLFIKYVSDKYAGQPYAPITIPTGSSFKDMVALKGKPDIGDQINKKIIGPLVSANKLSDMPDFNDTNKLGSGKEQVDRLTNLISIFENPALDFSKNRAEGDDILGDAYEYLMRHFATESGKSKGQFYTPAEVSRIIAQILGIRQAETTSSTTAYDPTCGSGSLLLKVADEARTKITLYGQEKDSATSGLARMNMILHNNPEALIVQGNTLADPKFKDGETLKTFDYVVANPPFSDKRWSTGLDPLKDEHERFKPFGVPPAKQGDYAYLLHIVRSLKSTGKGACILPHGVLFRGNAEADIRRALVRKGYIKGIIGLPANLFYGTGIPACIIVIDKENAHNRKGIFMIDASAGFMKDGPKNRLRSQDIHKIVDVFTKQTEVPKYSRMVSLEEIEKNEFNLNLPRYIDSQQAEDLQDIEGHLHGGIPCADIDALKRYWDVCPHLRVALFRDMRPGYLELTVDKSAIKSTIYEHPEFAAFIAGMNVHFAQWRERFSAMLKQLKAENHPKEIIAELSEGLLAHYTGKPLINHYDVYQHLMDYWAETMQDDCYMISADGWKAQTYRIIEKDKKGKEKDKGWTCDLVPKELIVARYFSKEQEEIDRLTAELESVTASRTELEEEQGGEEGAFSELDKVNKASVSARLKEIKGDREAKDEAAVLNEWLKLANDEADLRKKVKDAEAALDAKAYSQYPRLSEDEIKSLVVDDKWLSALDAAVHGEMDRISQSLTQRVKELSERYETPLPQMTERVAELEAKVKGHLERMGFKI; this is encoded by the coding sequence ATGGCCCTGAAAAAATCCGAACTTTATTCTTCCCTCTGGTCCAGTTGTGACGAACTGCGCGGCGGTATGGACGCCAGCCAGTACAAGGACTACGTGCTTGTGCTGCTTTTCATTAAGTACGTCAGTGACAAATACGCTGGTCAGCCCTACGCACCCATTACCATTCCAACAGGTTCAAGCTTCAAGGACATGGTTGCACTCAAGGGCAAGCCGGATATCGGCGATCAGATCAACAAGAAGATAATAGGCCCTCTGGTCAGTGCCAACAAACTTTCCGACATGCCGGACTTTAACGACACCAATAAGCTTGGCAGTGGTAAGGAGCAGGTTGACAGGCTTACCAATCTCATATCGATCTTTGAGAACCCGGCACTTGACTTCTCGAAGAACCGCGCAGAAGGCGATGATATCCTTGGAGATGCCTACGAGTACCTTATGCGGCACTTTGCAACGGAGAGCGGCAAGAGCAAAGGGCAGTTCTACACGCCTGCTGAGGTTAGCCGTATTATAGCACAGATCCTTGGTATCCGTCAGGCAGAGACTACAAGCTCCACCACAGCCTATGATCCGACATGTGGTTCAGGCTCGTTGCTCTTGAAGGTCGCAGATGAGGCAAGGACAAAGATCACCCTTTATGGACAGGAGAAAGACTCTGCCACATCCGGTCTGGCCAGAATGAACATGATTCTGCACAACAACCCTGAAGCACTTATAGTTCAGGGGAATACGCTGGCTGACCCGAAGTTCAAGGACGGAGAGACGCTCAAGACCTTTGATTATGTCGTGGCAAATCCTCCCTTCAGTGACAAGCGGTGGAGTACGGGACTTGATCCGCTTAAGGACGAGCATGAGCGTTTCAAGCCTTTCGGAGTCCCTCCTGCCAAGCAGGGAGATTATGCCTACCTGCTCCACATTGTTCGCTCACTTAAGAGTACGGGTAAAGGTGCCTGTATCCTGCCGCACGGTGTGTTGTTCCGTGGTAACGCTGAGGCTGACATCCGGCGCGCGCTGGTGCGCAAGGGATACATCAAGGGTATTATAGGCCTTCCTGCGAACCTCTTCTATGGTACTGGTATCCCTGCTTGTATTATTGTCATTGACAAGGAGAATGCACACAACCGCAAGGGAATCTTCATGATAGATGCAAGTGCCGGTTTCATGAAGGACGGACCCAAGAACCGCCTGCGTTCCCAGGATATACATAAGATCGTGGATGTTTTCACAAAACAGACTGAAGTCCCTAAATATTCACGTATGGTAAGCCTTGAGGAGATCGAGAAGAATGAGTTCAATCTTAACCTCCCGCGTTACATTGACAGTCAGCAGGCTGAGGACCTGCAGGACATCGAAGGCCACTTGCATGGAGGTATCCCCTGTGCTGATATCGATGCTCTCAAGCGTTACTGGGATGTCTGCCCGCACCTTCGTGTGGCTCTGTTCAGGGATATGCGGCCTGGATACCTAGAACTTACTGTGGATAAGTCTGCTATCAAATCCACGATATATGAACACCCGGAGTTTGCTGCCTTCATTGCCGGGATGAATGTACACTTTGCCCAGTGGCGTGAAAGATTCTCTGCCATGCTGAAGCAGTTGAAAGCTGAAAACCATCCCAAGGAGATCATAGCTGAACTTTCTGAGGGCCTGCTGGCACATTACACAGGTAAGCCGCTGATCAACCACTATGATGTGTATCAGCACCTGATGGACTATTGGGCTGAGACCATGCAGGATGACTGCTATATGATCTCCGCCGATGGCTGGAAGGCCCAGACCTACCGCATCATCGAGAAGGACAAGAAGGGCAAGGAGAAGGACAAGGGCTGGACATGCGACCTTGTTCCCAAGGAGCTTATCGTGGCCCGTTATTTTTCTAAAGAGCAGGAGGAAATCGACCGGCTCACAGCCGAACTGGAAAGTGTTACTGCCAGCAGGACTGAACTGGAAGAGGAGCAAGGCGGGGAAGAAGGTGCCTTTTCTGAACTCGACAAGGTGAACAAGGCAAGTGTCAGCGCCCGCCTGAAGGAGATCAAAGGTGACCGGGAGGCTAAGGATGAAGCTGCAGTGCTTAATGAATGGCTGAAACTAGCCAACGATGAGGCAGACCTGAGAAAGAAGGTCAAGGATGCAGAGGCAGCCCTCGATGCAAAAGCCTATTCACAGTATCCTAGGCTCTCAGAGGACGAGATCAAGTCGCTGGTAGTTGATGATAAATGGCTCTCTGCATTGGATGCTGCTGTCCACGGAGAGATGGATCGAATTAGCCAGTCTCTGACTCAGCGTGTGAAAGAGCTGTCAGAGAGGTATGAAACTCCGCTGCCACAGATGACCGAGCGTGTGGCTGAGCTGGAGGCTAAAGTAAAAGGACACCTGGAGAGGATGGGATTCAAGATATGA